The following are encoded together in the Triticum dicoccoides isolate Atlit2015 ecotype Zavitan chromosome 6B, WEW_v2.0, whole genome shotgun sequence genome:
- the LOC119322723 gene encoding H/ACA ribonucleoprotein complex subunit 2-like protein, producing MGSDTETEKKKTPVALAPIAKPLAGKKLSKKTLKLVRRASEAKCLKRGVKEVVKSIRRGSKGLCVIAGNISPIDVITHLPILCEEANVPYIYVSSKEELATAGTTKRPTCCVLVMTKPAKGEITEEVKEKLESEYKQVVTEVTEATSALF from the exons ATGGGGAGCGACAcggagacggagaagaagaagacccCGGTGGCGCTGGCGCCCATCGCCAAGCCGCTCGCCGGCAAGAAGCTCTCCAAGAAAACCCTCAAGCTCGTTCGCCGAG CCTCGGAGGCCAAGTGCCTGAAGCGCGGGGTCAAGGAGGTGGTCAAGAGCATCCGTCGTGGGAGCAAAGG GTTGTGTGTAATTGCTGGAAACATCTCTCCTATCGATGTGATTACACATCTTCCCATACTTTGTGAGGAAGCCAATGTCCCATACATATATGTGAGCTCAAAAGAG GAGCTTGCGACCGCGGGGACCACCAAGAGGCCTACCTGCTGCGTTTTGGTGATGACCAAGCCAGCCAAGGGGGAGATCACTGAAGAGGTGAAGGAGAAACTGGAATCGGAATACAAGCAGGTTGTAACTGAAGTCACTGAGGCTACATCAGCTCTGTTCTGA